The following coding sequences are from one Triticum dicoccoides isolate Atlit2015 ecotype Zavitan chromosome 4A, WEW_v2.0, whole genome shotgun sequence window:
- the LOC119287736 gene encoding GDSL esterase/lipase APG-like, whose translation MSSSRSSSPAMQQMLALMALFLLLSGGVHAQVVPAVISFGDSTIDVGNNNYLPGAVFKANYAPYGENFRRHRATGRFSDGKIVTDITAETLGFEGYAPPYLSPLASGKNLLTGANFGSAASSYSDDTAAMYDAITLSQQLKYYKEYRSKLAAVAGRRQARTILAEALYVVSTGTGDFIQNYYHNASLSARYDVDRYCDLLVGIFSGFADELYRLGARRIGVTTMPPLGCLPATIRLYGKGRSRTGCLPRLNRDAETFNRKLNATVGALVRRRAGLKVAVFDVYTPLRDLSERPAAQGFAEARRTCCRTGNAGTRVYLCDPATAAGMCRNASSYVYFDGVHPSEAANLVIAESLVSAGIDLLT comes from the exons ATGTCGTCGTCCAGGAGCAGCTCACCGGCGATGCAACAGATGCTTGCGCTGATGGCACTGTTTCTTCTCCTCTCCGGCGGCGTCCATGCGCAGGTGGTGCCAGCGGTGATCTCGTTCGGCGACTCGACCATCGACGTCGGCAACAACAACTACCTCCCCGGCGCCGTCTTCAAGGCCAACTACGCGCCCTACGGGGAGAACTTCCGGCGCCACAGGGCCACCGGCAGGTTCTCCGACGGCAAGATCGTCACCGACATCACCG CTGAAACACTCGGCTTCGAGGGCTACGCGCCGCCGTACCTCAGCCCACTGGCGTCGGGGAAGAACCTCCTCACCGGCGCCAACTTTGGCTCCGCCGCGTCCAGCTACTCCGACGACACGGCGGCCATGTAT GATGCAATCACGTTGTCGCAGCAGCTCAAGTACTACAAGGAGTACAGGTCGAAGCTGGCGGCGGTGGCCGGGCGGCGGCAGGCGCGCACCATCCTCGCCGAGGCGCTGTACGTCGTCAGCACCGGCACCGGCGACTTCATCCAGAACTACTACCACAACGCCTCCCTGTCCGCCCGCTACGACGTCGACCGCTACTGCGACCTCCTCGTCGGCATCTTCTCCGGCTTCGCCGAC GAGCTGTACAGGCTGGGGGCGCGGCGGATCGGCGTGACGACGATGCCGCCGCTGGGGTGCCTGCCGGCGACGATCAGGCTGTATGGCAAGGGCCGGAGCCGCACCGGGTGCCTGCCGAGGCTCAACCGGGACGCCGAGACCTTCAACCGGAAGCTGAACGCCACCGTGGGGGCGCTGGTGAGGCGGCGCGCGGGCCTCAAGGTGGCCGTCTTCGACGTCTACACGCCGCTCCGGGACCTCTCGGAGCGGCCCGCGGCGCAGGGCTTCGCGGAGGCGAGGAGGACGTGCTGCCGGACGGGGAACGCCGGGACGAGGGTGTACCTCTGCGACCCGGCGACGGCGGCCGGGATGTGCCGGAATGCCAGCAGCTACGTCTACTTCGACGGCGTGCACCCGTCGGAGGCGGCCAACCTGGTCATCGCCGAGTCCCTGGTGTCAGCGGGCATCGACTTGCTCACCTAG